The genomic window GCTCGTCTACCGCTCTCATCGCCTCTGATTCAGTTTTGTCTGAAATATTAACATTTCCAACCATTGTATTCTCATCAAAGGTGTCAATGTTATTTAACATCAAATTAAAGGCGGAAGCTCCATAGTGTGAGAAGGCGAAGATAAAAAAAGTACAAAGGAAAAGCACAATAAAAATTTTAACGCCCTGCTTGTTTTTCACCTAGCCGACTCCCCTTTGATCTGCTTATCACTTACTTATGAAATATAAGTTCTTCTATCTCGATTTCTTCATTCAAATCGGATTTTTCCTTGTTAACTTTTTCTAATAGAACCTCTTCAGTAAACACAATTTCCTCTATTTCTTCCATGACTGGTTGAGGAACAGGTTCAATTGTATTAGGCATATCTTCTGTTTCCTTATCCCCTATATCATTTCCTTCAAGTAATTTCTCAATTTCCGACATATAGGTGTTTTCAGTTTGATTTCCTGGATACTCTCTATTACTCACGTCTTCATTAGTACTGATATTTGCCACCCGATTCTCAAGAAATGAAACATCCTCATCAAAGTCTAGAGGATCTTCAGGTGTTTTAGTTTCAGTAACTTTTTGTTCATGTAGTTCCTCTCCAGCCTGTTCTTCCTCGTAGGGGGAATATTCTAGTTCCTTTAAGTCATCCTCTTCTTGAGGAATCTCGATTGCTGTAGCTGCCTCATTTAGTACAAGCGGTAAAGTTTCTTTTTCTATGACTATATTTGGTTTCTTATCTTCTCTATGTAAAGTTTCTTTTTCTAAGGAAATAATTTCCTCGTCTACTATTTTAGAATCAACTTTCTTTAAGGCAGTTTCCACTATTCGTTTCTCTAACAAAAGGGATACTAACAAACAAAGCAGAGAAATAATCAATATCGTTTGATACAATGGGAATTGCATATTAGCCAATAGTCCTACATTTGCTAATAAAAATGCAACACCAATTATCCCTAGTTTCCATTTCCATGAAAACCCCATCGGCAATAAAAACATAATGGGCGCAAGAATTAACAACGAAACTATCAAAAATATAACAGTTATCATTCCTCTACACCCCCATGAGAATTATAATCCCAATTTATCACAAAAACCGCAGGAAAAATGTTACAGATTATCAAAACCTACTAAAAAAGACCTAAAATAAAACATATAATGGATGATACATATTGTATAATAAAAGTGGGTATTTAGGAAGATTATTAATGTGTGACTTTTCTAGTATTCCATTAATATGCAATCGACCTCAAAAGGAGGTAATATGTTGTGCATTGTGATAATCAAAAAGGATTAACCTTGGTAGAAGTACTACTATCTATTGTTATTTTGACGATAATCCTCGGTACTATTATTAAATTTTTCCCCCAAATGGGAATGATGAACAAACAGAATGAGATTAAACAGGAGGCAGTGAATATTGCAAAAGAAATATTAATTGATTGGCAGAATAAAGGGGATGACCTGAAGAAATTCCTTACTAATCCGTCTAGTAATGTCCTTCCTGGATATAGCCATAATGATGACAAATATTTTTATTTTAATGAAACAAAAGGAAATTTAAATATTGAAGTAAAAATTAGAAAGAAACCTGATTTAGACGGTTATCCCTCTAAAGCTTATCTCGTTCATATCAAACTTAAAAATAATCAAGGAAAAAAAATAAGTGAAACTTATGGATACATAATTGTTATCTAGGGGGATGGCAATGCTTAAACAAAATCAAAACGGACTTACTTTAATTGAATTGCTTGCAATAATTTCTATCTTGTCAATTGTAGGTGTAATAATATGGAGTGTGTTTTTCCAAGGTGTAAAATATTCTAATAATGCTGTAACAAGAAACCAAATGCAACAGGAAGCTAATATTATTACTACAAAACTGAAAGAAATTCATCTAACCTCTGAAAAATATTCTATTGTTTCTAACAATGGCATAATTGCAGTAACCTATGATGATAAAAATGGTACTTCACAAGAAGTAATTTTTGAAAATAGTAATTTAGAATTTTCATCTACATCCATAAATAATAGAATTCCAAAAGAAACTGATACTCGATTTACTCTTATTGTAACTGACAAGGATTCAGGCAATTCACATTCAATCACCACCCTTCTATACCGACTGAAAGGGGGAAATAATAAATGATCGTTGAAAATGAAAAAGGTTATACACTTGTTGCTGTACTTTTGACCGTGACAATATTTATGCTTCTTGCTTTTTCATTTATGGGACAAGCAGCAAATAGTATGAAACAGAATAAGGCTGTGGAAACGAAATCCCAGTCAGTGGCTCTTGCTGAAATGGGGGTTACTTATTTTCAGCATGCCATCCAAAATATATTTAAATCCAATTATCAATCTATCGTCCAACAGGTTAAATCTATACGTGAGAGCGATAAAATAAAAAGAACAAATGATGAATATACACAAATTGCTATGAATTTAATGAAGGATATAATAAAAAATGAATTAAATCCAACCGCCATTTCAATTGATGATAACCCAGGAGCAAATTTCTCGATACAATATAATAAGAACTCAAATCTTAAACAAGATGGAAAAGTGCTTAAGATAGATTTTAAAAGTATTGGTACCGAAAATGGAAAAATCACTACGATTGAAACTGTTATGAATATTGATTTTAGCGAGTTAATGAGTGACAGTGGGACCGGA from Bacillus sp. DTU_2020_1000418_1_SI_GHA_SEK_038 includes these protein-coding regions:
- a CDS encoding type II secretion system protein, with translation MLKQNQNGLTLIELLAIISILSIVGVIIWSVFFQGVKYSNNAVTRNQMQQEANIITTKLKEIHLTSEKYSIVSNNGIIAVTYDDKNGTSQEVIFENSNLEFSSTSINNRIPKETDTRFTLIVTDKDSGNSHSITTLLYRLKGGNNK
- a CDS encoding prepilin-type N-terminal cleavage/methylation domain-containing protein, which produces MHCDNQKGLTLVEVLLSIVILTIILGTIIKFFPQMGMMNKQNEIKQEAVNIAKEILIDWQNKGDDLKKFLTNPSSNVLPGYSHNDDKYFYFNETKGNLNIEVKIRKKPDLDGYPSKAYLVHIKLKNNQGKKISETYGYIIVI